A single Perca flavescens isolate YP-PL-M2 chromosome 2, PFLA_1.0, whole genome shotgun sequence DNA region contains:
- the LOC114563968 gene encoding uncharacterized protein LOC114563968 isoform X2, with amino-acid sequence MEEILQEYPRFLDIPTLLDTEFGKMHQGKGDLFLRRWEASIMPKLKAVAAREKGDVASLVEGMEDQTDDEKCYIMLVVLTHLLPPVAASRCSVKSAITQLVDFVPAGSTIASLYNTSQDPAQSTQPQLVCIGHLRGGSQQYVIVGKSDKIAIPLDEGLACAVDKLFKLYWVCNLAYPAPLSSVFSFVEYIYDLPMSTNRRAKVLELISKVKSIN; translated from the exons CTTGATACAGAGTTTGGTAAAATGCATCAAGGAAAGGGGGACCTGTTCCTAAGGCGGTGGGAGGCCAGCATCATGCCGAAGCTGAAAGCTGTTGCCGCCAGGGAGAAGGGTGATGTTGCATCTCTTGTTGAAGGGATGGAAGACCAAACTGATG ATGAGAAGTGCTACATTATGTTGGTTGTCCTTACTCATCTCCTTCCACCAGTTGCAGCAAGCCGCTGTAGCGTCAAGTCTGCGATTACACAACTCGTTGATTTTGTGCCG GCAGGAAGTACCATTGCCTCCCTCTACAATACATCCCAGGATCCAGCACAGAGCACACAGCCACAACTAGTCTGCATTGGTCATCTAAGGGGAGGGTCACAGCAGTATGTCATTGTGGGCAAGTCTGACAAGATTGCTATTCCCTTGGATGAAGGCCTGGCATGTGCTGTGGACAAGCTCTTCAAGCTCTACTGGGTATGCAACCTGGCCTACCCAGCCCCGCTCAGCTCTGTGTTCTCATTCGTCGAGTACATTTACGACTTACCCATGTCAACAAACAGGAGAGCAAAGGTATTGGAGCTCATTTCAAAAGTCAAGTCTATTAATTAG
- the LOC114563968 gene encoding uncharacterized protein LOC114563968 isoform X1 — MEEILQEYPRFLDIPTLLDTEFGKMHQGKGDLFLRRWEASIMPKLKAVAAREKGDVASLVEGMEDQTDGIFVTFNFFNFSTKLFNMLMFTSLLPQPHPPRFLFADEKCYIMLVVLTHLLPPVAASRCSVKSAITQLVDFVPAGSTIASLYNTSQDPAQSTQPQLVCIGHLRGGSQQYVIVGKSDKIAIPLDEGLACAVDKLFKLYWVCNLAYPAPLSSVFSFVEYIYDLPMSTNRRAKVLELISKVKSIN, encoded by the exons CTTGATACAGAGTTTGGTAAAATGCATCAAGGAAAGGGGGACCTGTTCCTAAGGCGGTGGGAGGCCAGCATCATGCCGAAGCTGAAAGCTGTTGCCGCCAGGGAGAAGGGTGATGTTGCATCTCTTGTTGAAGGGATGGAAGACCAAACTGATGgtatttttgttacatttaatTTCTTCAATTTTTCCACAAAATTATTTAATATGCTTATGTTTACCTCTCTTCTTCCCCAACCACACCCACCCCGATTCTTGTTTGCAGATGAGAAGTGCTACATTATGTTGGTTGTCCTTACTCATCTCCTTCCACCAGTTGCAGCAAGCCGCTGTAGCGTCAAGTCTGCGATTACACAACTCGTTGATTTTGTGCCG GCAGGAAGTACCATTGCCTCCCTCTACAATACATCCCAGGATCCAGCACAGAGCACACAGCCACAACTAGTCTGCATTGGTCATCTAAGGGGAGGGTCACAGCAGTATGTCATTGTGGGCAAGTCTGACAAGATTGCTATTCCCTTGGATGAAGGCCTGGCATGTGCTGTGGACAAGCTCTTCAAGCTCTACTGGGTATGCAACCTGGCCTACCCAGCCCCGCTCAGCTCTGTGTTCTCATTCGTCGAGTACATTTACGACTTACCCATGTCAACAAACAGGAGAGCAAAGGTATTGGAGCTCATTTCAAAAGTCAAGTCTATTAATTAG